From a single Arachis hypogaea cultivar Tifrunner chromosome 3, arahy.Tifrunner.gnm2.J5K5, whole genome shotgun sequence genomic region:
- the LOC112791560 gene encoding probable phosphoinositide phosphatase SAC9 isoform X1, protein MESSGAGGTPRDTSVIVLTLDSDEVYIIASLSTRTDTQVIYVDPTTGSLRYTAKLGFDLFRSQTEALEFVTNGLRSIFKSKTYARAILGYAALGNYALLLLATRVTASVSYLPGGGCIYTVTESQWIKISLQNAQLQGKGEVKNIQELTELDIDGKHYFCETRDITRPFPSHFRVGEPDQEFVWNGWFSQPFANIGLPRHCVTLLQGFAECRSFGSSGQLEGIVALIARRSRLHPGTRYLARGINSCYSTGNEVECEQLVWVPKRAGQSVPFNTYVWRRGTIPMWWGAELKITAAEAEIYVSDIDPYKGSVQYYQRLSKRYDTRNLNISAGENPSRKAMVPIVCINLLRYGEGKSESILVQHFEESLNFIRSTGKLPYTRVHLIHYDWHQSIKLKGEQQTIEGLWKLLKPPTILIGISEGDYLPSRQRINDCRGEVIYNDDFDGAFCLRTRQNGVIRFNCADSLDRTNAASFFGSLQVFMEQCRRLAISLDSDIAFGYQSTNNHYGGYTAPLPPGWEKRSDAVTGKTYYIDHNTRTTTWMHPCPDKPWKRFDMTFEEFKRSTILSPVSQLADLFLLAGDIHATLYTGSKAMHSQILSIFNEDTGGKFKQFSAAQNVKITLQRRYKNAVVDSSRQKQLEMFLGMRLFKHLPSISLQPLQVSSRPSGFCLKPVANLFPIAGGEVSLLSFKGKNLVWICPQPADVVEIFIYLGEPCHVCQLLLTISHGADDSTYPSTVDVRTGRNLDGLKLVLEGASIPRCASGTNLLIPLPGAISSEDMAITGASSRLHAQDASPLSLLYDFEELEGEWDFLTRVVALTFYPNISGRNPLTLGEIEILGVSLPWKSVFTNEGLGGRLIEHVKKYQEELNPFSSGSELNQFNSSSTENVSPPVQGGNSTDLLIDLLSGEDPLPHPLAQPVTEHVHYESDPLEFLDQAVEYHGAKSDCQISSKDTTHSDSSTAQYLKCLKSLAGPSLQKKLVFMEAMKLEIERLKLNLSAAERDRALLSVGMDPATINPNTLLDEVYIGRLSKVASTLTLLGEASLEDKRISAIGLGTVDDNAIDFWNIIRNGEICSGGKCEVRAEIKKAVYSSDGPSEPVFLCSQCERKVCRVCCAGRGALLLSGYNSRDPMSYNGASSYGGQVDLPVNRLLARDGIICKRCCQDIVLDALILDYVRVLISLRRSDRVEKAAYNALKQIIGSSWDCLLEKNKASDNLSADKSMQLIPNGYESVAEFPLASFLHPVETASNSAPFLSLLAPFNFGSRLSYWKAPSSATSVEFGIVLGNMSDVRGVMLIVSSCGYSMADAPLVQIWASDKIHKEERSFMGKWDVQSMIKSSSELCGPETSRTEHKVPRHLKFPFKNSVRCRIIWISLRLQRPGSSSINIGNDFNMLSLDENPFAQETRRASFGGSTESEPCLHAKRILVIGSPSRKEVDLKPQQSPDQLNLKGWLERAPQLNRFKVPLEAERLMDNDLVLEQYLSAASPLLAGFRLDGFSAIKPRVTHSPASDVQSESFSSLLDDRYIAPAVLYIQVSVLQDYQSMVTIGEYRLPEAKVGTPMYFDFPRTIQTRRISFKLLGDVAAYTDDPSEQDDSGNRVSPLAAGLSLSNRVKLYYYADPYELGKWASLSAV, encoded by the exons ATGGAATCATCTG GTGCTGGTGGAACCCCGAGGGACACGTCGGTGATCGTGCTGACATTGGACTCTGACGAGGTCTACATCATTGCGAGCCTCTCCACTCGAACGGACACTCAGGTTATCTACGTTGATCCAACCACTGGTTCCCTCCGCTATACTGCGAAGTTAGGGTTCGATCTCTTCAGGTCTCAGACCGAAGCTCTCGAATTCGTCACAAACGGATTGCGTTCCATATTCAAGAGCAAGACCTACGCTAGGGCCATCTTAGGCTATGCTGCGTTGGGGAACTACGCGTTGTTGCTTCTGGCGACAAGGGTAACTGCAAGCGTATCCTATTTGCCCGGTGGAGGGTGCATTTACACGGTGACAGAGAGCCAGTGGATCAAGATTTCACTGCAGAATGCACAGCTGCAGGGGAAAGGGGAGGTTAAGAACATCCAGGAGTTGACGGAGCTCGACATTGATGGGAAGCATTATTTCTGCGAGACAAGGGATATCACTAGGCCGTTTCCGAGTCACTTTCGGGTCGGGGAGCCCGACCAGGAGTTCGTTTGGAACGGGTGGTTCTCGCAGCCTTTTGCGAACATTGGATTGCCAAGGCATTGTGTCACACTCCTGCAG GGATTTGCAGAATGTCGGAGTTTTGGAAGCTCTGGTCAACTAGAAGGTATTGTTGCTCTCATAGCACGGCGGAGCAGGCTACACCCGGGTACTCGTTACTTGGCGAGGGGGATAAATTCATGTTACAGTACAG GAAATGAAGTGGAATGTGAGCAACTCGTATGGGTCCCTAAACGAGCTGGTCAAAGTGTACCTTTCAACACATATGTATGGCGAAGAGGTACAATTCCTATGTGGTGGGGTGCAGAGCTGAAAATCACTGCTGCAGAAGCTGAAATTTATGTTTCCGATATTGATCCGTATAAAGGAAGTGTGCAGTATTATCAAAGACTGAGTAAGAGGTATGATACACGGAATCTAAATATAAGTGCTGGTGAGAATCCAAGCCGAAAAGCTATGGTTCCCATTGTATGCATTAACCTGCTTCGATATGGAGAAGGAAAATCAGAGTCCATTTTGGTTCAGCATTTTGAGGAGTCTTTAAACTTCATTAGATCAACTGGGAAGCTTCCATATACTCGGGTCCATTTGATACATTATGACTGGCATCAAAGCATAAAACTAAAAGGTGAACAACAGACAATTGAAGGGTTATGGAAGCTTTTAAAACCACCCACTATATTAATAGGTATCTCTGAAGGAGATTATTTGCCCTCACGACAACGAATAAATGATTGCAGAGGTGAGGTCATATACAATGATGATTTTGATGGTGCCTTCTGCTTAAGAACACGTCAAAATGGGGTAATACGTTTTAATTGTGCTGATTCTCTTGATAGAACCAATGCTGCTAGTTTTTTTGGTTCCCTCCAAGTCTTCATGGAGCAATGTAGACGGCTGGCAATATCACTTGACAGTGATATTGCATTTGGCTATCAGTCAACCAATAATCATTATGGTGGATATACTGCTCCACTACCACCTGGGTGGGAAAAGCGATCTGATGCAGTTACAGGAAAAACATATTATATTGACCATAACACCAGAACTACCACATGGATGCATCCATGTCCAGATAAACCATGGAAGAGATTTGATATGACATTTGAAGAGTTCAAGAGATCAACTATTTTATCTCCTGTATCTCAACTAGCTGATCTTTTTCTTCTTGCTGGGGATATTCATGCCACTCTTTACACTGGGTCTAAAGCAATGCACAGTCAGATTCTGAGCATATTCAACGAAGATACAGGAGGGAAGTTTAAACAGTTTTCTGCTGCACAGAATGTGAAAATCACTTTGCAAAGAAGATATAAGAATGCCGTTGTGGATAGTTCTCGTCAAAAGCAGTTAGAAATGTTTCTTGGAATGAGGCTTTTCAAGCATCTTCCCTCAATTTCTCTTCAACCTCTACAA GTATCATCTCGGCCGTCTGGATTCtgtctcaaaccagttgcaaacTTATTTCCTATTGCGGGTGGTGAAGTTAGTCTTCTAAGTTTCAAGGGAAAAAACCTAGTTTGG ATTTGTCCACAGCCTGCAGATGTAGTTGAAATCTTTATTTATCTTGGTGAGCCTTGCCATGTTTGTCAGCTTCTTCTCACAATATCCCATGGTGCAGATGATTCAACTTATCCATCAACAGTTGATGTGCGGACAGGACGCAATTTGGATGGGCTGAAACTTGTATTGGAG GGTGCTTCTATACCAAGGTGTGCTAGTGGAACAAACCTATTAATACCCCTACCTGGGGCAATTAGTTCAGAAGACATGGCTATAACTGGAGCAAGCTCTCGCCTGCATGCCCAAGATGCATCACCGTTGTCATTACTGTATGATTTCGAGGAACTCGAGGGAGAGTGGGATTTCCTTACTCGTGTAGTGGCGTTAACCTTTTATCCTAACATTTCTGGAAGGAACCCGTTGACTCTTGGTGAG ATTGAGATCCTTGGAGTTTCTCTTCCTTGGAAGAGCGTCTTTACAAATGAAGGCCTTGGTGGAAGATTAATTGAGCATGTCAAAAAGTATCAAGAGGAGCTTAATCCCTTTTCCTCTGGTTCAGAGCTGAATCAATTCAACTCTTCATCTACAGAAAATGTGTCACCACCTGTGCAAGGAGGGAATTCTACTGACCTTTTGATTGACCTCTTGTCTGGGGAAGACCCACTACCACACCCACTTGCTCAACCAGTTACTGAACATGTCCATTATGAAAGTGACCCCCTTGAGTTTTTGGATCAAGCTGTTGAATATCATGGTGCTAAAAGTGATTGTCAAATTTCTTCAAAAGACACAACACATTCAGATTCTAGTACTGCACAATATTTAAAATGCCTGAAATCTCTTGCAGGGCCAAGTTTG CAAAAGAAACTAGTTTTCATGGAAGCCATGAAACTTGAAATTGAGCGTCTTAAGCTGAATCTCTCTGCTGCTGAAAGGGATAGAGCACTGCTATCTGTTGGAATGGATCCTGCAACTATAAATCCAAATACATTGCTCGACGAAGTTTACATAGGGAGATTGTCTAAAGTTGCAAGCACTCTCACACTGCTTGGTGAAGCTTCTCTTGAAGATAAACGTATTTCTGCTATTGGTCTTGGGACTGTTGATGACAATGCAATAGATTTCTGGAATATtatcagaaatggggaaatcTGTTCTGGCGGCAAGTGTGAGGTGCGTGCTGAGATTAAAAAGGCAGTTTATTCATCTGACGGGCCTTCAGAACCTGTATTCTTGTGTTCTCAATGTGAAAGGAAGGTTTGCAGAGTTTGCTGTGCTGGGAGAGGCGCACTTCTTCTTTCAGGTTATAACTCAAGAGACCCTATGAGTTATAATGGTGCATCAAGCTATGGTGGTCAAGTTGACCTCCCTGTAAACCGTCTATTAGCACGTGATGGTATAATTTGTAAGCGGTGCTGCCAGGATATTGTGCTTGATGCATTGATCTTGGACTATGTGAGAGTTCTGATTAGCTTACGAAGATCCGATCGTGTGGAAAAGGCAGCTTACAATGCTCTGAAGCAAATCATTGGGTCATCTTGGGATTGTCTTCTAGAAAAGAATAAGGCCTCTGATAATCTGTCTGCAGACAAATCAATGCAGCTGATACCAAATGGATATGAATCCGTGGCTGAATTTCCTCTTGCCAGCTTTTTACATCCG GTTGAAACAGCATCAAACTCTGCCCCATTTTTGTCGTTGCTTGCTCCATTTAATTTTGGTTCACGGCTATCATATTGGAAAGCTCCATCTAGTGCCACCTCTGTTGAATTTGGTATTGTCCTCGGTAATATGTCCGATGTTAGAGGGGTTATGTTAATAGTCAGTTCATGTGGCTACTCTATGGCCGATGCTCCTCTT GTGCAAATTTGGGCAAGTGATAAAATACACAAGGAAGAAAGATCATTTATGGGAAAATGGGATGTGCAATCTATGATCAAGTCTTCCTCAGAGCTATGTGGGCCTGAGACATCAAGAACAGAGCATAAAGTTCCTAGACATTTAAAGTTTCCCTTTAAGAATTCTGTTCGATGCCGCATAATTTGGATAAGTTTACGCCTTCAGCGGCCGGGTTCAAGTTCTATAAATATTGGAAACGATTTCAATATGTTGTCTCTAGATGAGAATCCTTTTGCACAAGAAACTCGACGGGCCTCTTTTGGAGGATCCACTGAAAGTGAACCCTGTCTTCATGCCAAGAGGATTTTAGTCATCGGTAGCCCCAGCAGAAAGGAAGTTGATCTCAAGCCACAGCAAAGCCCTGATCAGTTGAACCTGAAAGGATGGTTGGAGAGAGCTCCACAATTGAATAGATTTAAG GTTCCACTTGAGGCTGAAAGATTAATGGACAATGATCTTGTCCTGGAGCAGTATCTATCTGCTGCTTCTCCCTTGCTTGCTGGATTCCGTCTAGATGGCTTTAGTGCAATAAAGCCTAGGGTCACCCATTCACCTGCTTCAGATGTTCAAAGTGAAAGTTTTTCATCACTTCTGGATGATAGATACATTGCACCTGCAGTGTTATACATACAAGTGTCTGTTCTTCAG GATTATCAAAGCATGGTGACCATTGGCGAGTACCGATTACCAGAGGCCAAGGTGGGAACACCAATGTACTTCGATTTCCCTAGGACAATACAAACTCGCAGGATTTCATTCAAACTACTTGGAGACGTTGCAGCTTATACAGATGACCCTTCAGAACAAGATGATTCTGGCAACAGAGTTTCTCCTTTGGCAGCAGGCTTATCTTTGTCCAACAGAGTTAAACTCTATTACTATGCCGATCCATATGAGCTTGGGAAATGGGCTAGCCTCTCAGCAGTTTAA
- the LOC112791560 gene encoding probable phosphoinositide phosphatase SAC9 isoform X2, with product MWWGAELKITAAEAEIYVSDIDPYKGSVQYYQRLSKRYDTRNLNISAGENPSRKAMVPIVCINLLRYGEGKSESILVQHFEESLNFIRSTGKLPYTRVHLIHYDWHQSIKLKGEQQTIEGLWKLLKPPTILIGISEGDYLPSRQRINDCRGEVIYNDDFDGAFCLRTRQNGVIRFNCADSLDRTNAASFFGSLQVFMEQCRRLAISLDSDIAFGYQSTNNHYGGYTAPLPPGWEKRSDAVTGKTYYIDHNTRTTTWMHPCPDKPWKRFDMTFEEFKRSTILSPVSQLADLFLLAGDIHATLYTGSKAMHSQILSIFNEDTGGKFKQFSAAQNVKITLQRRYKNAVVDSSRQKQLEMFLGMRLFKHLPSISLQPLQVSSRPSGFCLKPVANLFPIAGGEVSLLSFKGKNLVWICPQPADVVEIFIYLGEPCHVCQLLLTISHGADDSTYPSTVDVRTGRNLDGLKLVLEGASIPRCASGTNLLIPLPGAISSEDMAITGASSRLHAQDASPLSLLYDFEELEGEWDFLTRVVALTFYPNISGRNPLTLGEIEILGVSLPWKSVFTNEGLGGRLIEHVKKYQEELNPFSSGSELNQFNSSSTENVSPPVQGGNSTDLLIDLLSGEDPLPHPLAQPVTEHVHYESDPLEFLDQAVEYHGAKSDCQISSKDTTHSDSSTAQYLKCLKSLAGPSLQKKLVFMEAMKLEIERLKLNLSAAERDRALLSVGMDPATINPNTLLDEVYIGRLSKVASTLTLLGEASLEDKRISAIGLGTVDDNAIDFWNIIRNGEICSGGKCEVRAEIKKAVYSSDGPSEPVFLCSQCERKVCRVCCAGRGALLLSGYNSRDPMSYNGASSYGGQVDLPVNRLLARDGIICKRCCQDIVLDALILDYVRVLISLRRSDRVEKAAYNALKQIIGSSWDCLLEKNKASDNLSADKSMQLIPNGYESVAEFPLASFLHPVETASNSAPFLSLLAPFNFGSRLSYWKAPSSATSVEFGIVLGNMSDVRGVMLIVSSCGYSMADAPLVQIWASDKIHKEERSFMGKWDVQSMIKSSSELCGPETSRTEHKVPRHLKFPFKNSVRCRIIWISLRLQRPGSSSINIGNDFNMLSLDENPFAQETRRASFGGSTESEPCLHAKRILVIGSPSRKEVDLKPQQSPDQLNLKGWLERAPQLNRFKVPLEAERLMDNDLVLEQYLSAASPLLAGFRLDGFSAIKPRVTHSPASDVQSESFSSLLDDRYIAPAVLYIQVSVLQDYQSMVTIGEYRLPEAKVGTPMYFDFPRTIQTRRISFKLLGDVAAYTDDPSEQDDSGNRVSPLAAGLSLSNRVKLYYYADPYELGKWASLSAV from the exons ATGTGGTGGGGTGCAGAGCTGAAAATCACTGCTGCAGAAGCTGAAATTTATGTTTCCGATATTGATCCGTATAAAGGAAGTGTGCAGTATTATCAAAGACTGAGTAAGAGGTATGATACACGGAATCTAAATATAAGTGCTGGTGAGAATCCAAGCCGAAAAGCTATGGTTCCCATTGTATGCATTAACCTGCTTCGATATGGAGAAGGAAAATCAGAGTCCATTTTGGTTCAGCATTTTGAGGAGTCTTTAAACTTCATTAGATCAACTGGGAAGCTTCCATATACTCGGGTCCATTTGATACATTATGACTGGCATCAAAGCATAAAACTAAAAGGTGAACAACAGACAATTGAAGGGTTATGGAAGCTTTTAAAACCACCCACTATATTAATAGGTATCTCTGAAGGAGATTATTTGCCCTCACGACAACGAATAAATGATTGCAGAGGTGAGGTCATATACAATGATGATTTTGATGGTGCCTTCTGCTTAAGAACACGTCAAAATGGGGTAATACGTTTTAATTGTGCTGATTCTCTTGATAGAACCAATGCTGCTAGTTTTTTTGGTTCCCTCCAAGTCTTCATGGAGCAATGTAGACGGCTGGCAATATCACTTGACAGTGATATTGCATTTGGCTATCAGTCAACCAATAATCATTATGGTGGATATACTGCTCCACTACCACCTGGGTGGGAAAAGCGATCTGATGCAGTTACAGGAAAAACATATTATATTGACCATAACACCAGAACTACCACATGGATGCATCCATGTCCAGATAAACCATGGAAGAGATTTGATATGACATTTGAAGAGTTCAAGAGATCAACTATTTTATCTCCTGTATCTCAACTAGCTGATCTTTTTCTTCTTGCTGGGGATATTCATGCCACTCTTTACACTGGGTCTAAAGCAATGCACAGTCAGATTCTGAGCATATTCAACGAAGATACAGGAGGGAAGTTTAAACAGTTTTCTGCTGCACAGAATGTGAAAATCACTTTGCAAAGAAGATATAAGAATGCCGTTGTGGATAGTTCTCGTCAAAAGCAGTTAGAAATGTTTCTTGGAATGAGGCTTTTCAAGCATCTTCCCTCAATTTCTCTTCAACCTCTACAA GTATCATCTCGGCCGTCTGGATTCtgtctcaaaccagttgcaaacTTATTTCCTATTGCGGGTGGTGAAGTTAGTCTTCTAAGTTTCAAGGGAAAAAACCTAGTTTGG ATTTGTCCACAGCCTGCAGATGTAGTTGAAATCTTTATTTATCTTGGTGAGCCTTGCCATGTTTGTCAGCTTCTTCTCACAATATCCCATGGTGCAGATGATTCAACTTATCCATCAACAGTTGATGTGCGGACAGGACGCAATTTGGATGGGCTGAAACTTGTATTGGAG GGTGCTTCTATACCAAGGTGTGCTAGTGGAACAAACCTATTAATACCCCTACCTGGGGCAATTAGTTCAGAAGACATGGCTATAACTGGAGCAAGCTCTCGCCTGCATGCCCAAGATGCATCACCGTTGTCATTACTGTATGATTTCGAGGAACTCGAGGGAGAGTGGGATTTCCTTACTCGTGTAGTGGCGTTAACCTTTTATCCTAACATTTCTGGAAGGAACCCGTTGACTCTTGGTGAG ATTGAGATCCTTGGAGTTTCTCTTCCTTGGAAGAGCGTCTTTACAAATGAAGGCCTTGGTGGAAGATTAATTGAGCATGTCAAAAAGTATCAAGAGGAGCTTAATCCCTTTTCCTCTGGTTCAGAGCTGAATCAATTCAACTCTTCATCTACAGAAAATGTGTCACCACCTGTGCAAGGAGGGAATTCTACTGACCTTTTGATTGACCTCTTGTCTGGGGAAGACCCACTACCACACCCACTTGCTCAACCAGTTACTGAACATGTCCATTATGAAAGTGACCCCCTTGAGTTTTTGGATCAAGCTGTTGAATATCATGGTGCTAAAAGTGATTGTCAAATTTCTTCAAAAGACACAACACATTCAGATTCTAGTACTGCACAATATTTAAAATGCCTGAAATCTCTTGCAGGGCCAAGTTTG CAAAAGAAACTAGTTTTCATGGAAGCCATGAAACTTGAAATTGAGCGTCTTAAGCTGAATCTCTCTGCTGCTGAAAGGGATAGAGCACTGCTATCTGTTGGAATGGATCCTGCAACTATAAATCCAAATACATTGCTCGACGAAGTTTACATAGGGAGATTGTCTAAAGTTGCAAGCACTCTCACACTGCTTGGTGAAGCTTCTCTTGAAGATAAACGTATTTCTGCTATTGGTCTTGGGACTGTTGATGACAATGCAATAGATTTCTGGAATATtatcagaaatggggaaatcTGTTCTGGCGGCAAGTGTGAGGTGCGTGCTGAGATTAAAAAGGCAGTTTATTCATCTGACGGGCCTTCAGAACCTGTATTCTTGTGTTCTCAATGTGAAAGGAAGGTTTGCAGAGTTTGCTGTGCTGGGAGAGGCGCACTTCTTCTTTCAGGTTATAACTCAAGAGACCCTATGAGTTATAATGGTGCATCAAGCTATGGTGGTCAAGTTGACCTCCCTGTAAACCGTCTATTAGCACGTGATGGTATAATTTGTAAGCGGTGCTGCCAGGATATTGTGCTTGATGCATTGATCTTGGACTATGTGAGAGTTCTGATTAGCTTACGAAGATCCGATCGTGTGGAAAAGGCAGCTTACAATGCTCTGAAGCAAATCATTGGGTCATCTTGGGATTGTCTTCTAGAAAAGAATAAGGCCTCTGATAATCTGTCTGCAGACAAATCAATGCAGCTGATACCAAATGGATATGAATCCGTGGCTGAATTTCCTCTTGCCAGCTTTTTACATCCG GTTGAAACAGCATCAAACTCTGCCCCATTTTTGTCGTTGCTTGCTCCATTTAATTTTGGTTCACGGCTATCATATTGGAAAGCTCCATCTAGTGCCACCTCTGTTGAATTTGGTATTGTCCTCGGTAATATGTCCGATGTTAGAGGGGTTATGTTAATAGTCAGTTCATGTGGCTACTCTATGGCCGATGCTCCTCTT GTGCAAATTTGGGCAAGTGATAAAATACACAAGGAAGAAAGATCATTTATGGGAAAATGGGATGTGCAATCTATGATCAAGTCTTCCTCAGAGCTATGTGGGCCTGAGACATCAAGAACAGAGCATAAAGTTCCTAGACATTTAAAGTTTCCCTTTAAGAATTCTGTTCGATGCCGCATAATTTGGATAAGTTTACGCCTTCAGCGGCCGGGTTCAAGTTCTATAAATATTGGAAACGATTTCAATATGTTGTCTCTAGATGAGAATCCTTTTGCACAAGAAACTCGACGGGCCTCTTTTGGAGGATCCACTGAAAGTGAACCCTGTCTTCATGCCAAGAGGATTTTAGTCATCGGTAGCCCCAGCAGAAAGGAAGTTGATCTCAAGCCACAGCAAAGCCCTGATCAGTTGAACCTGAAAGGATGGTTGGAGAGAGCTCCACAATTGAATAGATTTAAG GTTCCACTTGAGGCTGAAAGATTAATGGACAATGATCTTGTCCTGGAGCAGTATCTATCTGCTGCTTCTCCCTTGCTTGCTGGATTCCGTCTAGATGGCTTTAGTGCAATAAAGCCTAGGGTCACCCATTCACCTGCTTCAGATGTTCAAAGTGAAAGTTTTTCATCACTTCTGGATGATAGATACATTGCACCTGCAGTGTTATACATACAAGTGTCTGTTCTTCAG GATTATCAAAGCATGGTGACCATTGGCGAGTACCGATTACCAGAGGCCAAGGTGGGAACACCAATGTACTTCGATTTCCCTAGGACAATACAAACTCGCAGGATTTCATTCAAACTACTTGGAGACGTTGCAGCTTATACAGATGACCCTTCAGAACAAGATGATTCTGGCAACAGAGTTTCTCCTTTGGCAGCAGGCTTATCTTTGTCCAACAGAGTTAAACTCTATTACTATGCCGATCCATATGAGCTTGGGAAATGGGCTAGCCTCTCAGCAGTTTAA